From Vallitalea longa, the proteins below share one genomic window:
- a CDS encoding helix-turn-helix domain-containing protein encodes MSKSQDKMISKYMSYLRVNLIISAYNQVPLDWKETQTNLTYCKMYFIEQGEGVVYIDNIAYYPKPGDMMFIPEGCKHGYSTISPKTYVKHWCHFNAYIGSIPISDFLNIPYIKSIKNPHKIISIFEDLTTYYNSDNPFSPLNAQATLMQLLSTYFSDICKKDISLKTQMTDTKLNLLLDFIEKNLHNKITIDELADYMNLHPNYLIRLFTSTFGLSPIEYINRLRIERAKELLTINNESIKLISELVGFSTPYYFSLVFKKQTGLSPKQYRQLIVSSYKK; translated from the coding sequence ATGTCAAAATCGCAGGATAAAATGATTTCAAAATATATGTCTTACCTTAGGGTGAATCTAATAATATCAGCTTATAATCAAGTCCCATTGGATTGGAAAGAAACTCAGACTAACCTTACTTATTGTAAAATGTATTTTATTGAACAGGGTGAAGGCGTAGTTTATATAGATAATATTGCATATTACCCAAAACCTGGAGATATGATGTTTATACCTGAAGGCTGTAAACACGGTTATTCAACCATAAGTCCAAAAACATATGTTAAACATTGGTGTCATTTCAACGCATATATAGGTTCTATCCCCATATCAGATTTTTTAAATATACCGTATATAAAATCAATAAAAAATCCTCACAAAATCATTTCGATTTTCGAGGATTTGACAACTTATTATAATAGTGATAATCCTTTTTCACCATTAAATGCTCAAGCGACTTTAATGCAGCTATTATCAACGTATTTTTCAGATATTTGTAAAAAAGATATATCTCTAAAAACACAAATGACAGATACTAAACTTAATCTATTACTAGATTTTATAGAAAAAAATCTCCATAACAAAATAACTATTGATGAACTTGCTGATTATATGAATCTTCATCCGAATTACTTGATTCGATTGTTCACAAGTACATTCGGTCTCTCTCCTATAGAATATATAAACAGATTGCGTATTGAAAGAGCTAAGGAATTACTAACTATCAATAATGAAAGTATAAAATTGATATCCGAACTAGTTGGATTTAGTACTCCATACTATTTCTCTCTAGTTTTTAAAAAGCAAACTGGATTATCCCCAAAACAATATAGGCAGTTGATAGTATCTAGTTACAAAAAATAA
- a CDS encoding glucoamylase family protein, translated as MIRLSLKKNVAILLCLILFIGVFVINSYSNAYAYEDATNDCSTQNKDKLTDEEILETISRATFNYFWDTANMDSNSPGYGLVPKGLKDYNINVSSIAGMGHALTAIAIGAERGWVSKEEAYERALITLKTLLDNVEHEDGFFYHFINIKTGTRNTQNVEASTIDATRAISGAIVAGEYFGGEVKELANQIYERVDWSVMRDETYNQFYMGLRNSGYGGRWKNSGEQLALYILSAGSPTHPVNGNMFYNFNRDYGSYGNGTPIINSFFGSMHTYVMSHAWVDFRNKEDRCGINWYENSLTAIKANRQYAIDISKSNGGKFNTYGLDAWGMMAGKGPEKYEGKNGAPPSGRTKPMHETLGTISPSGAAAAMMFTPNEAIVALRNYYENHKNLWGEYGFYDGYNLDVDPVWYADDYSVINVGITLLGIENYRSGFVWKQFMKNPYVQKGIKEVGLLKVEEYPKLLITELMVNSPAEVDAKENFEYIEVYNNSTRYIDLADYNIGYYFTDIYGTLRLTRYPLLSYDTTASTIIKPGKTKVIWIKKRNAGKTLDDFNDLYKVNLRNNDIVVINFPKMATVLNNNFARNITIIKADEKFDNRIVNAFYDGKSDFTNGKSIIYYYPKHDDIIMERLIPKSQNHNPTPGIIEEEQVPQTNVIYPIIKRTLDHVGKIVEDSIDLAWTDPINANYEYVNIYNQDGIKVAGPIEKGNNSKTFTGLTLGKAYFFTITTVNKFNIESKGVRTNVLIPEKVEEAVNN; from the coding sequence ATGATTAGATTGTCTTTAAAGAAGAATGTGGCAATATTATTATGTCTTATTTTATTTATTGGAGTATTTGTTATTAACTCTTATTCTAATGCATATGCATATGAAGATGCTACTAATGATTGTTCCACCCAAAATAAAGATAAATTAACTGACGAAGAAATACTTGAGACAATTTCACGAGCAACATTTAATTACTTTTGGGATACTGCAAATATGGATTCTAACAGTCCTGGTTATGGACTTGTACCAAAAGGATTAAAAGATTATAACATTAATGTTAGTAGTATAGCAGGAATGGGTCACGCTTTAACTGCAATTGCTATAGGAGCAGAGCGTGGATGGGTTTCCAAAGAAGAAGCTTATGAAAGGGCATTAATCACATTAAAAACACTATTAGATAACGTAGAACATGAGGATGGATTTTTCTATCATTTCATAAATATTAAAACAGGTACTAGAAATACACAGAATGTGGAAGCTTCAACAATTGATGCTACGAGAGCAATAAGCGGTGCAATTGTTGCTGGAGAATATTTTGGTGGAGAAGTAAAAGAGTTAGCTAATCAAATATACGAAAGAGTAGATTGGTCAGTAATGAGAGATGAAACTTACAATCAGTTCTATATGGGACTTCGTAATTCAGGTTATGGAGGACGTTGGAAAAATAGCGGAGAACAGCTTGCATTATATATTTTATCTGCTGGATCACCAACTCATCCGGTAAATGGCAATATGTTTTATAATTTTAATAGAGATTATGGTTCATATGGAAATGGAACACCAATTATTAACTCTTTTTTTGGTTCTATGCATACATATGTTATGTCACATGCATGGGTTGATTTCAGAAATAAAGAAGATAGATGTGGCATAAACTGGTATGAAAATTCTTTAACTGCTATAAAAGCAAATAGGCAATATGCCATTGATATATCTAAATCAAATGGTGGAAAATTTAACACTTATGGATTAGATGCATGGGGAATGATGGCTGGTAAGGGACCAGAAAAATATGAAGGTAAAAATGGAGCTCCACCTTCTGGCAGAACTAAGCCTATGCATGAGACACTTGGTACTATTTCACCTTCTGGAGCCGCTGCAGCTATGATGTTTACTCCAAATGAAGCTATTGTTGCGTTGAGGAATTATTATGAGAACCATAAGAATTTATGGGGAGAATATGGTTTCTATGATGGATATAACTTAGATGTGGATCCAGTATGGTATGCAGATGATTATTCGGTCATTAATGTAGGCATTACACTTCTTGGAATAGAAAATTATAGAAGCGGATTTGTTTGGAAACAATTCATGAAAAATCCATATGTTCAAAAAGGGATAAAAGAGGTTGGCTTATTAAAGGTAGAAGAATATCCTAAATTATTGATAACGGAATTGATGGTTAATTCACCTGCTGAAGTAGATGCAAAAGAAAATTTTGAGTACATAGAAGTATATAATAATAGTACGAGATATATAGATTTAGCTGATTATAATATTGGTTATTATTTTACAGATATATATGGTACATTAAGATTAACTAGATACCCATTGCTTTCTTATGATACAACAGCTTCAACAATTATTAAACCGGGGAAAACAAAGGTAATATGGATTAAGAAAAGAAACGCAGGAAAAACTTTAGATGATTTTAATGATTTATATAAAGTGAATTTAAGAAATAATGATATTGTTGTTATAAATTTTCCAAAGATGGCTACTGTATTAAATAACAATTTTGCTAGGAATATTACTATAATAAAAGCTGACGAAAAGTTTGATAATAGAATCGTAAATGCATTTTATGATGGTAAAAGTGATTTTACAAATGGAAAAAGTATTATCTATTATTATCCAAAACATGACGATATCATAATGGAAAGATTGATACCAAAGTCACAAAACCATAATCCCACGCCTGGCATAATTGAAGAGGAACAAGTACCTCAGACTAATGTGATATATCCCATTATTAAAAGAACATTGGATCATGTAGGAAAAATAGTTGAAGATAGTATCGATTTGGCTTGGACAGATCCAATCAATGCTAACTATGAATATGTAAATATCTATAATCAAGATGGAATAAAAGTAGCTGGACCAATAGAAAAAGGTAATAATTCCAAAACTTTTACTGGATTAACATTAGGTAAAGCGTATTTTTTCACTATAACTACAGTAAATAAATTTAATATAGAAAGTAAAGGAGTTCGTACAAATGTGTTAATCCCAGAAAAAGTTGAGGAAGCAGTTAATAATTAA